In Bacteroidales bacterium, the following proteins share a genomic window:
- a CDS encoding radical SAM protein has translation MNTTYGLPEISSLYRLPFSKNDNPNGWVEITTDCNLKCPGCYRGCDRDDNIPIHEPIEKVKENIIEMKRLRNCQIISVSGGEPFLHPELGSIIRFIKDNGMYPFVHTNGVLLTPGIIARFKKEGLAGLIIRVDSLSRKRTTTEEELNSLRKHYGEMVYAVKGIHLTFLCVVNHDNLHEIGSVIKWSIDNSKLVDFVTFIPIRQVLFDKSEQIDSSKWVYAEDLCKQVQENIPDIRYSAYLGSKLEDAGIKWLQSPWIVMNKKILGYTGPKFVESFQMLHHLFNGKYAYKFGKGRSYLNFMQIILLSIFLSDFRVVARNFLKEILHNPINLFRRATVQLLCYIIPPGFVNGLRDECDGCPDAILFEGRLVPSCGLEEYKRYGKPLEKQVID, from the coding sequence ATGAATACAACATATGGACTTCCCGAAATCTCGTCTCTTTACCGCCTGCCGTTTTCTAAGAACGATAACCCGAACGGGTGGGTTGAGATAACCACCGACTGCAACCTCAAATGCCCTGGATGTTACAGAGGCTGCGACAGGGACGACAATATTCCGATTCATGAACCGATTGAGAAAGTGAAAGAGAATATCATTGAAATGAAACGGTTGCGAAATTGTCAGATCATATCTGTCAGTGGCGGAGAACCTTTTTTACATCCGGAACTGGGTAGCATCATTCGCTTTATTAAGGATAATGGAATGTATCCCTTTGTTCATACGAACGGGGTTCTTTTAACACCCGGGATCATTGCCAGGTTCAAAAAAGAAGGTCTGGCCGGCCTTATCATCAGGGTCGATTCTTTAAGCCGGAAAAGGACAACTACCGAAGAAGAACTCAATTCTCTCCGAAAGCACTATGGAGAAATGGTGTATGCTGTTAAAGGCATTCATTTAACATTCCTTTGTGTTGTCAATCACGACAACCTTCATGAAATTGGCTCTGTAATCAAATGGTCCATAGATAATTCAAAACTTGTCGACTTTGTCACATTTATTCCGATAAGGCAGGTTCTTTTCGACAAAAGCGAACAAATTGATAGTTCAAAATGGGTTTATGCAGAAGATCTGTGCAAACAGGTGCAGGAAAATATTCCCGATATCCGGTATTCAGCTTACCTGGGAAGTAAATTAGAAGATGCCGGTATTAAATGGTTACAGTCACCATGGATTGTCATGAACAAAAAGATTCTCGGATATACGGGCCCAAAATTTGTCGAGTCATTTCAGATGCTGCATCATCTGTTCAATGGAAAATATGCCTACAAATTCGGGAAGGGTCGGAGCTACCTGAATTTTATGCAAATTATATTATTAAGCATATTTCTTTCAGACTTCAGAGTTGTCGCCCGTAATTTTCTTAAAGAAATATTACATAACCCGATAAATCTATTCCGGCGTGCAACCGTACAATTGCTCTGTTATATAATTCCTCCCGGATTTGTGAACGGTTTGCGGGATGAGTGTGATGGCTGTCCTGATGCAATTTTATTTGAAGGAAGGCTTGTACCTTCTTGTGGTCTTGAGGAATACAAACGCTATGGTAAACCACTCGAAAAACAGGTAATTGATTAG
- a CDS encoding DUF3109 family protein, whose product MIIIDNTSISDDLYFVRFCCHLQRCLGACCVAGDAGAPLEEAEISILEDELENIKPFMTERGVNTIKETGVFDYDIFGKFVTPLVNDWECAFTNFSDGIAFCAIEKAYSEGKTKFRKPVSCHLYPVRITTYENFIAVNYHKWNICKPALKKGNKEGIPLYKFLRTALVRKFGLKWYEKLEAEIAQRMSKQ is encoded by the coding sequence ATGATCATCATCGACAATACATCTATATCCGATGACCTTTACTTCGTCCGGTTCTGCTGCCATCTCCAACGCTGCCTGGGGGCCTGCTGCGTGGCAGGCGACGCGGGGGCACCGCTGGAAGAAGCGGAAATCTCCATCCTCGAAGATGAACTTGAGAATATCAAGCCTTTTATGACCGAAAGAGGGGTAAACACCATTAAAGAGACCGGGGTTTTCGATTATGATATCTTCGGAAAGTTCGTTACACCGCTGGTAAATGACTGGGAATGTGCCTTTACCAATTTTTCGGACGGAATCGCTTTTTGTGCCATCGAAAAAGCTTATTCAGAAGGAAAGACTAAATTCCGCAAACCCGTTTCCTGTCATCTTTACCCGGTCAGGATAACTACTTATGAGAATTTTATTGCGGTAAACTACCACAAATGGAATATTTGCAAACCGGCACTCAAAAAAGGAAATAAAGAAGGGATCCCGTTGTATAAATTCCTCAGGACAGCCCTGGTCAGGAAGTTCGGGCTGAAATGGTATGAAAAGCTCGAAGCGGAAATTGCTCAAAGGATGAGCAAACAATAA
- the udk gene encoding uridine kinase — translation MLVIGIAGGSGSGKTTVVNKIIQGLPSFSVSIISQDAYYWDNGHLSPQEKKRINFDHPDSIEWELLIHDLDCLIAGHPIEMPVYSYVSCGRSKETISVIPKRVIIIDGILILTNEQLRNRFNVKVFVDADADDRLIRIIQRDILERGRSVDTALTHYETFVKPMHLQFIEPSKRYADLIIPQGGENEVAIELLASRINWKLNQEK, via the coding sequence ATGCTCGTCATTGGTATCGCCGGCGGATCGGGATCAGGGAAAACCACCGTTGTCAATAAGATCATCCAGGGGCTTCCGTCTTTTTCCGTTTCCATCATCTCCCAGGATGCTTACTATTGGGATAACGGCCACCTGTCGCCCCAGGAAAAAAAAAGGATCAATTTCGACCATCCCGACTCCATCGAGTGGGAACTGCTCATTCATGACCTCGACTGCCTTATCGCCGGGCATCCCATTGAAATGCCGGTTTATTCCTATGTAAGTTGCGGCCGGTCAAAGGAAACCATCTCCGTCATACCCAAACGGGTGATCATAATAGATGGGATTCTCATCCTGACCAACGAACAGCTCCGGAATCGTTTCAACGTGAAAGTCTTTGTCGATGCTGATGCCGACGACCGTCTGATACGCATTATCCAGCGCGATATCCTGGAACGCGGCCGTTCAGTGGATACTGCCCTCACTCACTATGAAACTTTCGTCAAGCCCATGCACCTTCAGTTTATTGAGCCCTCCAAGCGGTATGCAGATCTTATTATACCCCAGGGCGGGGAAAATGAAGTAGCCATCGAATTGCTGGCTTCCAGGATCAACTGGAAATTAAACCAGGAAAAGTAA
- a CDS encoding T9SS type A sorting domain-containing protein — MKFIAIFFVFLLIGATVHTQVPLNWTVDEINPNEDVTLYPDESFFSEGMKSCHLQLNSGAVPYLVSDVYNVTPGAAYEFSFDVFDNDTAGQVKVYADFYDTYGFDVFGQAPVFSSDSSEWQTISREGVIPAQAVVGYVLIKFYNQPDLYNFTTTAHIWIDDIRFRQTGGDNLVANGGFEEWVVGVDDIRNDENTFLIYPNPAQDAVNLKLPGSAKFIVISDMMGREMLRINSIAKDNYRIEIKTLPEGIYLISAVQEDNRLFQGKIVVSRR, encoded by the coding sequence ATGAAATTTATCGCAATTTTTTTCGTCTTCCTTCTGATTGGAGCCACTGTGCACACCCAGGTGCCGCTGAACTGGACCGTCGATGAGATCAATCCCAATGAAGATGTCACCCTTTATCCTGATGAATCTTTCTTTTCGGAAGGGATGAAATCGTGCCATCTTCAACTGAACAGCGGTGCGGTTCCTTACCTGGTGTCTGATGTTTATAATGTTACACCCGGAGCAGCTTATGAATTTTCTTTTGATGTTTTTGATAACGATACCGCCGGCCAGGTCAAGGTTTACGCCGACTTTTATGATACTTACGGATTCGATGTATTCGGGCAGGCCCCGGTATTTTCCTCTGATTCATCCGAATGGCAGACGATAAGCCGGGAAGGCGTTATCCCAGCCCAGGCTGTTGTCGGCTATGTACTGATCAAATTCTATAACCAGCCGGATCTTTATAATTTCACCACAACCGCCCACATTTGGATCGATGATATCCGGTTCCGGCAAACAGGTGGTGATAACCTTGTTGCCAACGGAGGTTTTGAAGAATGGGTCGTCGGGGTGGATGATATCAGGAATGATGAAAACACATTCTTGATTTATCCTAACCCGGCACAGGATGCAGTGAACCTGAAGCTTCCCGGATCCGCTAAATTCATTGTCATTTCTGATATGATGGGGAGAGAAATGCTCAGGATCAATTCAATAGCAAAGGATAATTATCGAATTGAAATTAAAACGCTGCCTGAAGGGATATATTTAATATCAGCAGTTCAGGAAGATAACAGGTTATTTCAGGGGAAAATTGTTGTTTCTCGCAGATAA
- a CDS encoding N-acetyltransferase, with protein sequence MTLKHTSFNVEHRSTDNRFEVDLGKDKAILIYMIKAGLFILLHTEVPLPFEGRGIAGEMTRAALEYAKNEGLKVRSYCSYTTAYIERHPEYQDLVG encoded by the coding sequence GTGACCCTGAAACATACAAGTTTTAATGTTGAACATCGGTCAACCGACAACCGGTTTGAGGTTGATCTTGGAAAGGATAAGGCTATCCTGATTTATATGATCAAAGCGGGGCTGTTTATTCTGCTTCACACCGAGGTGCCTCTTCCTTTTGAGGGACGGGGCATTGCAGGGGAGATGACCCGCGCGGCGCTGGAATATGCAAAAAATGAAGGGCTTAAGGTAAGGTCTTACTGCTCTTATACCACCGCTTATATTGAGAGGCACCCGGAATACCAGGACCTTGTGGGGTAA
- a CDS encoding glycosyltransferase family 39 protein has product MLKAFFSYKTSNPIVVIILFSLVAVILRFFSFFPSVIDHDESTYLEIARMILAGNTLYVDMIDIKPPGIFLILAGFQAVFGYSIFVLRLLVTLWIAVTAFMIYKTSGLLVKNERASLAAGIIYIFFISTWSFYGISITPEIFFNLFTISALYVLLKKQSLVNYMLAGLLAGMGFMVKYLVIFDFAAFMIFFIILNLRKKEKLNLTKMTFSIILAGIGYFIPFALMNLCYYLNGHFDALYNIVYLAPARYPSEFDPWRMLKFVLDFQIHFLPVFFFFYYVLINKKFTGPEISLTKKLCILWSFLALAAVLIAGKAFQHYTIQLMLPVSLMAGVFFHSERYLPAFLHQPFNRKTGRVILVVLILLITMMKLEYFLRKDIPREIATYLKPKLKAEDVIYTGNYHHILYYLLKKDSPTKYTHRSLLLRDNHIKALNINADEEFRHIMAHWPVYIILEKEYPAGIMKDFIKNNYSVEKDFSNGILLYRLNNF; this is encoded by the coding sequence ATGCTGAAAGCATTCTTCTCATATAAAACATCAAATCCGATCGTTGTTATCATTTTATTCTCCCTGGTGGCCGTAATCCTCCGCTTTTTCAGTTTCTTCCCGAGCGTGATTGATCACGACGAATCTACCTACCTTGAAATAGCCAGGATGATCCTGGCGGGCAATACGTTGTATGTGGATATGATCGACATCAAGCCGCCGGGTATTTTCCTAATCCTGGCGGGTTTTCAAGCGGTGTTCGGATATTCTATTTTTGTTCTCCGGCTTCTAGTAACTTTATGGATCGCAGTCACTGCTTTCATGATCTATAAAACAAGCGGGCTGCTGGTGAAGAACGAAAGGGCTTCCCTGGCCGCCGGGATCATTTACATCTTTTTTATTTCAACCTGGTCGTTTTATGGTATTTCCATCACCCCCGAGATCTTCTTCAACCTGTTTACCATTTCAGCTTTATACGTCCTGCTGAAAAAGCAAAGCCTTGTGAATTATATGCTTGCAGGGCTTTTAGCCGGGATGGGTTTTATGGTGAAATACCTGGTGATATTCGATTTCGCGGCATTCATGATCTTCTTTATTATCCTGAACCTGCGAAAAAAAGAGAAACTGAACCTCACAAAGATGACATTTTCCATCATTCTCGCCGGGATTGGCTATTTCATTCCTTTTGCCCTGATGAACCTCTGCTATTATCTTAATGGTCATTTCGATGCCTTATACAACATCGTATACCTGGCGCCGGCGAGATATCCATCGGAATTCGATCCCTGGAGGATGTTGAAATTTGTACTCGATTTCCAGATACACTTTCTTCCTGTTTTCTTCTTTTTCTATTATGTTTTGATCAATAAAAAGTTCACCGGACCGGAAATCTCATTAACGAAAAAGCTTTGCATTCTCTGGTCTTTCTTGGCCCTGGCAGCCGTGCTAATTGCCGGGAAGGCATTCCAGCACTATACTATCCAGCTTATGTTGCCTGTCAGCCTGATGGCCGGTGTTTTCTTTCATTCAGAGAGGTATCTCCCTGCTTTCCTGCACCAGCCGTTCAACAGGAAAACGGGACGAGTTATCCTGGTAGTTCTCATCCTTTTGATAACCATGATGAAACTTGAATATTTTTTACGGAAAGACATTCCCCGGGAAATAGCAACCTACCTGAAACCAAAGCTCAAAGCAGAAGATGTCATCTATACCGGAAATTATCATCACATCCTTTATTACCTGTTGAAAAAAGACAGCCCGACGAAATATACCCACCGCTCGTTGCTGTTAAGAGACAATCATATTAAAGCACTGAACATAAATGCTGATGAAGAATTCAGGCATATTATGGCACATTGGCCGGTTTATATTATTTTAGAGAAAGAATACCCGGCAGGGATAATGAAGGATTTCATCAAAAATAATTATTCTGTTGAAAAGGATTTTAGTAATGGGATTTTGCTTTACCGGCTAAACAATTTCTAA
- a CDS encoding M28 family peptidase — protein MKHKLTILLFFSLLPGIFTQAQTVSVVEKIIETGKTDNQTMNHLDILCNRFGGRPIGSDAFENAAEWAAGKFREWGMQVEMDEAGELPVGFNRGPWFGRMLSDEGMYLHFATPSYTSGTKGVQRGHVVIEPRTQAEFDRMKGRLKGAWVLISGENEGWPVDFSARADSIRDSIKIVNAGTEEENNKIRTENRNNRDKGIPEKELLLLNEEPALFYREMREAGILGIIQSSKTPIRVMYDRKNINNMTFENLPTVPDIKLDEHQYKIIKQMTEERRYFLLEFDIRNHFRMGPVKYHNVIGIIPGTEYPDEYVIMSGHLDSYDVATGGVDDGSGATPTMEAARLIMEAGGKPRRTILAILWAGEEFGLLGSESWIERNGDKLDRISNMVNRDGGPTVPTGVSVSATMMDDFKQICAPLNDINPDFPFTINERQPTEKPEKAWGTDSGPFAVLGVPTISLNTGDPKGYDFSYHEIWHTERDLYNKSIREYQEHTSIVTAVVVYGIANLDHLLSREGYYIEKTSEPKKKKNK, from the coding sequence GTGAAGCATAAACTTACGATACTGCTATTTTTCAGCTTGCTGCCGGGAATTTTCACCCAGGCTCAAACCGTTTCCGTTGTTGAAAAGATCATTGAGACCGGGAAAACCGACAATCAAACCATGAACCATCTCGACATATTGTGCAACCGGTTCGGGGGCCGGCCCATCGGATCAGATGCATTTGAAAACGCCGCCGAATGGGCCGCCGGTAAATTCAGGGAGTGGGGCATGCAGGTTGAAATGGACGAAGCCGGGGAGCTTCCGGTAGGCTTTAACCGCGGCCCCTGGTTTGGAAGGATGCTTTCGGATGAAGGTATGTACCTGCACTTTGCCACACCTTCCTATACCTCGGGAACAAAAGGTGTCCAGCGTGGTCATGTGGTTATCGAGCCGCGGACACAGGCAGAGTTTGACCGCATGAAGGGAAGACTGAAAGGCGCCTGGGTACTGATCTCGGGAGAAAACGAAGGCTGGCCCGTAGATTTTTCCGCAAGAGCCGACAGCATCCGGGATTCCATCAAAATAGTAAATGCTGGAACAGAGGAAGAAAACAACAAGATCAGGACCGAGAACCGGAACAACCGTGACAAGGGCATTCCCGAAAAAGAGCTGCTTCTTCTGAATGAAGAACCCGCGCTCTTTTACAGAGAAATGCGCGAAGCGGGAATACTGGGCATCATCCAGTCGTCCAAAACACCAATCCGGGTTATGTACGACAGGAAGAACATCAACAATATGACATTTGAGAACCTTCCAACCGTTCCTGATATAAAACTGGATGAGCATCAGTACAAGATCATCAAACAAATGACAGAGGAAAGGCGCTATTTTCTGCTTGAATTCGACATCCGCAACCATTTCAGGATGGGGCCGGTAAAATATCACAATGTCATTGGAATTATTCCGGGAACTGAATACCCCGATGAATATGTCATCATGAGCGGGCACCTGGATTCTTATGATGTGGCTACGGGTGGCGTGGATGATGGTTCCGGGGCCACTCCTACCATGGAAGCCGCCCGGCTGATCATGGAAGCAGGCGGAAAACCCAGGCGGACCATCCTGGCCATTCTCTGGGCCGGTGAAGAGTTCGGACTTTTAGGCTCCGAAAGCTGGATCGAGCGGAACGGGGATAAACTGGACAGGATCTCCAACATGGTCAACCGTGACGGAGGCCCTACCGTACCGACGGGAGTGAGTGTTTCCGCGACAATGATGGATGATTTTAAACAGATCTGTGCACCATTGAACGATATCAACCCCGATTTCCCATTTACCATCAATGAGCGACAACCCACGGAGAAACCTGAGAAAGCGTGGGGGACCGACAGCGGCCCGTTCGCAGTATTGGGAGTGCCCACCATCAGCTTAAATACCGGTGATCCGAAAGGATATGACTTCAGCTATCATGAGATCTGGCATACCGAAAGAGACCTGTACAACAAAAGCATCAGGGAATACCAGGAGCACACCTCCATTGTAACGGCCGTGGTTGTTTATGGCATTGCCAACCTTGACCACCTGCTTTCAAGAGAAGGCTATTACATAGAAAAGACCAGCGAACCTAAAAAGAAGAAAAATAAATAA
- a CDS encoding AAA family ATPase: MKIIHDNCPEIQLAATGSSSFELTDKIKESLTGRKWTFKLFPLSLEELTAQTNKVELIRSLETRMIFGSYPEVDYIEEFDGKIHAYEFKWQDTGKARAASAFLTAYPEAEIKVTQSPSHPFTSSSSSLP; the protein is encoded by the coding sequence TTGAAGATCATCCATGATAATTGCCCTGAAATTCAATTGGCTGCCACTGGTTCCAGTTCTTTTGAGCTCACCGATAAAATCAAGGAATCACTGACTGGCAGAAAGTGGACTTTTAAACTATTTCCACTATCTCTTGAGGAACTAACTGCACAAACAAATAAAGTTGAATTGATACGTTCACTTGAAACCAGGATGATTTTCGGCTCATATCCTGAAGTCGACTATATAGAAGAATTTGACGGGAAAATTCATGCCTACGAGTTTAAATGGCAGGATACCGGCAAAGCCAGGGCTGCATCAGCTTTTTTAACCGCCTATCCTGAAGCGGAAATAAAAGTCACCCAGTCACCCAGTCACCCATTCACCAGTTCTTCCAGCTCCCTCCCGTAA
- a CDS encoding T9SS type A sorting domain-containing protein, giving the protein MASTDKSFKKLVLILFLIALLPHLASGTRKYVPDDYPTIQEAINSINAVDSVIVRPGFYQENLVITNKVVKLFSEYIFTNDTAVISQTIIDGNQANTAIYINNNNFQLCVINGFTIQNGRSDWGGGIMCWENSTVRIENCHVRNNFSTGYGGGIATAGNSQVNIENCEIMNNSATNEGGGVEVGNFSRVSISDCIISGNYGQYGGGIYNCTIPLASEYKFGLAVNRCIFTNNSAYAGGGFANAWVPNEAKIVNSTFYNNQASNSPEIFIWGGNSIWVINTIIYNDSALVRDVMGIGAYGGLMRFDYSLIYGGESTIIHNDTSALLIYSETNIDTIPCFVDSSNGDFHLESLSPCIDAAIDFWYIPALEVQPGEIFFFRIGDVLEVAPEGSILAGDTLVYIPPDEYYGSMPDMGAFEYYPPISVKEFQVHERLFIYPNPVRNKLNIKLPADSKKSQLSLIDLEGHLLFEENINVNEPIITLDVSGLSSGFYFLKRGDEVYKIVKY; this is encoded by the coding sequence ATGGCTTCAACAGATAAATCATTCAAAAAACTTGTATTGATTCTCTTCCTGATTGCCTTATTGCCGCATCTTGCTTCAGGAACCAGGAAATATGTGCCTGATGATTACCCGACAATCCAGGAAGCAATCAACAGCATTAACGCAGTTGATTCAGTTATTGTACGACCAGGATTTTACCAGGAGAATCTTGTTATCACCAATAAAGTAGTGAAACTGTTTTCTGAATACATTTTTACGAATGATACGGCTGTAATCAGCCAGACAATCATAGACGGGAACCAGGCTAACACGGCTATCTACATCAACAACAATAATTTTCAGCTTTGCGTTATCAACGGATTTACGATTCAAAATGGTCGGTCTGACTGGGGAGGGGGAATAATGTGTTGGGAAAACTCCACTGTCCGTATTGAGAATTGCCATGTCCGGAATAATTTTTCAACCGGATACGGGGGTGGAATAGCTACTGCCGGGAATTCCCAGGTGAATATCGAAAACTGTGAAATAATGAATAATTCAGCAACAAATGAAGGGGGTGGAGTTGAAGTAGGAAATTTCAGTAGAGTCAGCATTAGTGATTGTATTATTTCCGGTAATTATGGACAATATGGAGGTGGAATTTATAATTGCACAATTCCGTTAGCCTCAGAATACAAATTCGGCTTGGCTGTTAACAGGTGTATCTTCACCAATAATTCGGCATATGCCGGTGGAGGGTTTGCCAATGCCTGGGTTCCGAATGAAGCTAAAATTGTGAACTCAACTTTTTACAATAACCAGGCAAGTAATTCCCCAGAAATATTTATCTGGGGGGGTAATTCAATCTGGGTCATAAATACCATCATTTATAATGATTCTGCATTGGTCAGGGATGTGATGGGAATTGGTGCCTATGGAGGCTTAATGCGTTTCGACTATTCGCTGATATATGGCGGAGAAAGTACAATTATTCATAATGATACAAGCGCATTATTGATTTATTCTGAAACAAACATTGATACGATACCTTGTTTTGTCGATTCATCGAACGGAGACTTTCATCTCGAATCTCTCTCACCATGCATTGATGCTGCTATCGACTTCTGGTACATACCAGCGCTTGAAGTCCAACCAGGAGAAATATTCTTTTTCAGAATTGGAGATGTCTTAGAAGTTGCGCCCGAAGGCTCTATCCTTGCCGGCGATACGCTGGTTTATATTCCACCAGATGAGTATTACGGCTCAATGCCAGATATGGGTGCATTCGAGTACTATCCTCCGATTAGCGTAAAAGAATTCCAGGTGCATGAGCGTTTATTCATTTACCCTAACCCTGTCAGAAACAAATTGAACATTAAACTTCCCGCTGATAGTAAGAAATCACAACTGTCCCTTATCGATTTGGAAGGTCACCTTTTATTTGAAGAAAATATTAACGTTAATGAACCGATAATCACTTTGGATGTTTCTGGATTATCCTCAGGTTTCTATTTTCTCAAGCGAGGGGATGAAGTATACAAAATCGTAAAATACTGA